From the genome of Ammoniphilus sp. CFH 90114, one region includes:
- a CDS encoding class I SAM-dependent methyltransferase encodes MYGTGANLAYYPREVSLTGIDFSPGMLRFTRSKAESLKLLVKLMEMDAQKLSFPDNTFDYVVATCVYCSVPDPIAGLVEMRRVCKPKGKVLLLEHMRSENEVVGLLMDAMNHRPTGIVNGNDHATPSSRSKQVKL; translated from the coding sequence ATGTATGGAACGGGTGCGAATCTAGCGTATTATCCTCGGGAAGTGTCCCTAACGGGAATCGATTTCAGTCCCGGGATGTTACGATTCACAAGGAGCAAAGCAGAAAGTTTAAAGCTACTAGTAAAACTAATGGAGATGGATGCGCAGAAGCTTTCCTTTCCCGACAATACATTTGATTATGTGGTGGCTACCTGTGTTTATTGTTCTGTACCCGATCCGATTGCTGGGTTGGTGGAAATGAGGAGGGTATGTAAGCCAAAAGGTAAAGTATTATTATTGGAACATATGCGCAGTGAAAATGAAGTTGTTGGACTACTGATGGATGCTATGAACCATCGACCAACAGGAATTGTTAATGGGAACGATCATGCGACGCCTAGTTCTAGGTCCAAACAAGTAAAACTATAG
- a CDS encoding PAS domain S-box protein, protein MYIDLLNNLAITAALLYIAGKFFQDRPLDLNVPVMTRIYAGLGAGILGTLLMVSTIHVTDIVIVDLRHLALVVAGIFGGPVSSIVSGMIIGVMRVLLYGANAASLTAGTVAIVMGILFGFYSSRNISKIVKYVLMNVSYVSISSAVIYFFSKNDTGSIEFILYNYWFISLIAGIFTYFFAEYIKTSNENHRSIMHYKMIADNSMDLISTHHADGTFKYISPSCRSILGYEVAELIGKNPYDYYLPDDLEKIKISHETIMSTPDNYSVQYRFLQKDGSYIWLETTSRSMKDSQELLCITRDITQRKLTEEALKDSEKRYKQLVEQSPEGIIVHTQGKIVYHNTKARELLLGAQKDKLIGKPILQFIHPDFRQIAQKRVNSIQELGVNADWIEEKLVRFDGEVFDAEVTGAPVTYLNQRAAQTIFRDITNRKQIENQIRESEERYRRLIVLSPDPILIHDGHTILFVSDKATDLIGGADYNEIVGKSIYEFIHPDYHEGMSNRIKHLFETRQPLATTELKMRNLMGQIFDIEISSDFTFYKGKNASQVIIRNITERKRTEKALKESEERYRFITNNSSDMITLMSADGTNIFQSAACKRLIGYEPEELIGKSVFDKVHPEDLPTLTELHFEVMNELDVVTFSYRVRRKDGQYAWLESTARALRNEDGTLHEIHAVSRDITERKKMEEVLKESEERFRLLAEYSSDMITLHDAEGKYLYASPASKIILQYENEELVGQDAYHFIHPEDQEIIKRHHQTLLETGFIISTYRMRRKDGEYIWFESSIRVLHETHLEGSKLIVVSRNITERKLTEQKLQEANKLLQHLSTVDGLTGVRNRRSFDEMLEMEWNRAIRNSTSLSLIMIDIDHFKAYNDTYGHQAGDGCLKEVAQSVADSLDRSGDTVFRYGGEEFGVILPETDVAGAIHVAEKIRVAIDALNIPHSGSKVSDHVTISLGTATMVPTMYTSANDLVEAADRALYQAKQEGRNRVRTYERSIISN, encoded by the coding sequence ATGTATATTGATTTATTAAATAACCTAGCCATTACAGCAGCTCTCTTATATATTGCAGGGAAGTTTTTTCAGGATAGACCCTTAGATTTGAATGTACCAGTCATGACAAGGATTTATGCAGGACTCGGGGCAGGAATACTCGGAACCTTATTAATGGTTAGTACAATTCACGTCACGGATATTGTCATCGTAGATCTAAGACATTTAGCTTTGGTTGTGGCTGGAATTTTTGGTGGGCCTGTATCATCGATTGTTTCGGGGATGATTATTGGAGTCATGCGCGTATTGCTATATGGGGCAAATGCTGCTTCCCTTACTGCTGGAACGGTAGCGATTGTCATGGGGATTCTATTTGGTTTTTATTCTAGTAGAAATATATCCAAAATAGTTAAGTACGTTTTGATGAATGTCTCCTATGTTTCGATCAGCTCAGCTGTAATCTATTTCTTTTCAAAAAATGATACAGGTTCTATCGAATTTATTCTATATAATTATTGGTTCATATCGTTGATTGCAGGTATTTTTACCTATTTTTTTGCCGAATACATTAAAACGTCCAATGAAAATCACCGTTCAATTATGCATTATAAAATGATAGCTGATAATTCCATGGATCTCATATCTACTCATCATGCAGACGGTACTTTTAAATACATATCGCCTTCTTGTAGAAGTATTCTAGGATATGAAGTGGCAGAACTGATAGGAAAAAATCCTTATGATTACTACCTTCCGGATGATTTGGAAAAGATTAAGATATCTCATGAGACGATAATGAGTACACCAGATAATTACAGCGTCCAATATCGGTTTCTCCAAAAAGACGGATCTTATATTTGGTTGGAGACAACCTCAAGAAGCATGAAGGATTCTCAAGAACTCCTCTGTATAACTAGAGATATTACGCAAAGAAAATTGACAGAAGAAGCTTTAAAGGATAGTGAAAAACGGTATAAGCAATTAGTCGAGCAATCTCCGGAAGGGATCATTGTCCACACTCAAGGGAAAATTGTCTATCATAATACAAAAGCAAGGGAACTTTTATTAGGAGCCCAAAAGGATAAATTGATAGGAAAACCAATCCTGCAATTTATACATCCAGATTTTCGTCAGATTGCACAAAAACGCGTGAACTCCATACAGGAGTTAGGAGTAAATGCAGATTGGATTGAGGAAAAACTTGTAAGATTCGATGGAGAAGTCTTTGATGCAGAAGTTACAGGAGCTCCAGTCACTTACTTAAATCAGCGTGCTGCTCAAACCATTTTTCGGGATATTACAAACCGTAAGCAAATAGAGAACCAAATAAGAGAAAGTGAAGAGAGATACAGACGTTTAATTGTTTTATCTCCAGACCCGATCCTTATTCATGATGGACATACCATTCTATTTGTAAGTGATAAGGCGACGGATTTAATTGGTGGAGCAGACTATAATGAAATCGTGGGCAAATCTATCTATGAATTTATCCATCCTGATTATCATGAGGGGATGTCCAATCGAATTAAGCACTTGTTTGAAACTAGACAACCATTAGCTACAACAGAATTGAAAATGAGGAATCTAATGGGACAGATTTTTGATATTGAGATTTCATCTGATTTCACATTCTATAAGGGAAAAAATGCAAGCCAAGTCATTATTAGAAATATTACAGAAAGAAAAAGGACAGAAAAAGCCTTAAAGGAAAGTGAGGAACGTTATCGATTCATTACCAATAATTCTTCGGATATGATCACACTCATGTCAGCAGATGGGACTAATATTTTTCAATCTGCTGCATGTAAAAGATTAATAGGATATGAGCCAGAGGAATTAATAGGGAAATCCGTCTTTGATAAAGTTCACCCTGAAGATCTTCCAACCTTAACAGAACTGCATTTTGAAGTCATGAATGAATTGGATGTGGTTACTTTTAGCTATCGTGTCCGACGGAAGGATGGTCAGTATGCATGGCTTGAATCCACAGCGAGAGCCCTACGGAATGAAGATGGTACCCTCCACGAAATTCATGCCGTGTCCCGGGATATTACCGAACGCAAGAAAATGGAGGAGGTTCTAAAAGAAAGCGAAGAGCGTTTCCGACTGCTCGCAGAGTATTCAAGCGATATGATCACGCTACATGACGCTGAAGGGAAATACCTCTATGCTTCACCTGCTAGTAAGATCATCCTTCAATATGAAAACGAAGAACTAGTTGGCCAAGATGCCTATCATTTTATTCATCCTGAGGACCAAGAAATTATTAAAAGACATCATCAAACTTTACTGGAGACTGGGTTCATTATTTCTACTTACCGGATGCGTAGAAAAGATGGTGAATATATATGGTTTGAATCATCCATAAGGGTCTTGCATGAAACCCATTTGGAAGGTTCTAAACTCATTGTGGTATCACGTAATATTACGGAGCGAAAATTGACGGAACAAAAGCTTCAAGAAGCAAATAAGCTCCTTCAGCATCTTTCAACGGTGGATGGCTTAACTGGAGTAAGGAATAGGCGTAGCTTTGATGAAATGTTGGAAATGGAATGGAATCGTGCGATTCGCAATTCAACGTCCCTATCCTTAATCATGATTGATATTGATCATTTTAAAGCCTACAATGATACGTACGGACATCAAGCGGGAGATGGATGCTTGAAAGAAGTGGCTCAATCGGTTGCAGATAGCCTTGATAGATCAGGAGATACAGTGTTTCGGTATGGAGGGGAAGAATTTGGTGTGATTCTTCCTGAAACAGATGTAGCTGGAGCCATTCACGTGGCTGAAAAAATAAGAGTAGCCATTGATGCCCTAAATATACCTCATTCCGGCTCTAAAGTTAGCGATCATGTCACGATTAGTTTAGGTACAGCGACTATGGTTCCTACTATGTATACTTCTGCAAATGATCTTGTTGAAGCTGCGGATAGGGCTCTCTATCAAGCGAAGCAAGAGGGTAGAAATCGTGTAAGAACTTATGAAAGAAGCATAATTTCAAACTAA
- a CDS encoding DUF421 domain-containing protein has protein sequence MLFIKILSLYLITIAIMRLMGKSTIVQMTPYDLVAIIIIGTVASEPLISTEIKPTLQVLGILVVLHIIFAKLTLNQIFNRFFLGKPTILIKRGKILEDQLEKARISVAQLLSILRSRGYPKISDIDYAVLEPIGEISVIPKSENTPVTVQHLNLDIDDDGMPISVVIDGKIQHNNLKEQKKSKQWLLEKLNEENVELKQILYAFVSEKTEKLTISVR, from the coding sequence ATGCTGTTCATAAAAATCCTATCGCTCTATCTCATTACCATAGCTATCATGCGATTAATGGGGAAGTCCACGATCGTCCAAATGACACCTTATGACTTGGTAGCCATCATAATCATCGGAACAGTAGCCTCCGAGCCTTTAATTAGTACGGAGATCAAACCAACACTTCAGGTATTAGGAATTCTTGTAGTTCTGCATATTATTTTCGCAAAGCTGACATTGAATCAAATCTTTAATCGATTCTTCCTGGGCAAGCCAACGATCCTGATCAAACGGGGGAAAATCTTAGAAGACCAATTGGAGAAGGCGAGAATCTCCGTAGCCCAACTTCTATCCATCTTGAGAAGCCGGGGCTATCCTAAAATATCGGATATCGACTATGCCGTTCTTGAACCGATTGGGGAAATCAGCGTTATCCCAAAATCGGAAAATACGCCTGTCACGGTACAGCACTTGAATCTTGACATCGATGATGATGGAATGCCCATCTCTGTTGTTATTGATGGAAAGATCCAGCATAATAATCTGAAAGAACAAAAAAAGAGCAAACAATGGCTATTGGAAAAATTGAACGAGGAAAATGTTGAATTAAAGCAGATTCTTTATGCCTTTGTCAGTGAGAAAACGGAGAAATTAACCATTAGTGTTCGCTGA
- a CDS encoding threonine synthase — MSFGLTCKICGKQKPFKIKETKCSCGGTLLVDYDLDAVSRTLTKESLKERATNMWRYVELLPVAKEENIVSLGEGWTPLIRLHHAERTFPLQKLWVKREEQNPTRSFKSRGFSAALSIAKEHGIKKVAVNSNGNAASALLAYAAHAGMEAYVFLPQDCPGLIAEECCHYGAQTFLVDGLIHDAGQIIVEGEQKQGWYHVGTLKEPGRAEGKKTMGLELAEQLGWKLPDVIIYPTGGGSGVIGMWNAFQQLKKLGFIQGDLPRMVSVQEMGCQPIVKTMESKGKFQPQFHEVTSNPTGMRVPHPPDGEWIVSILRQSGGTAVAVSPEEIQNAQRSFGTQGISSSPEGAATWAGLTRLLDQGWIRPTDEVVLFNTSHAMKYLEWDQAHLPIVKNYQDWLRLNQPE, encoded by the coding sequence GTGTCTTTCGGATTAACCTGTAAAATTTGTGGGAAGCAAAAGCCATTTAAGATAAAAGAAACGAAGTGCAGCTGTGGTGGAACATTGTTAGTAGATTATGATCTTGATGCTGTTAGTCGAACCTTGACTAAAGAAAGCTTGAAAGAGCGAGCAACCAATATGTGGAGATATGTAGAACTTTTGCCTGTTGCAAAGGAGGAGAATATTGTTTCCTTGGGTGAAGGCTGGACCCCTTTGATTCGATTGCATCATGCTGAACGAACCTTCCCCCTACAAAAGCTCTGGGTAAAAAGGGAAGAACAGAACCCTACCCGCAGCTTTAAATCACGTGGGTTTTCTGCTGCTCTTTCCATTGCAAAAGAGCATGGCATAAAAAAGGTGGCGGTGAACTCCAATGGCAACGCAGCTTCAGCCTTATTAGCCTATGCTGCTCATGCAGGAATGGAAGCCTATGTCTTCCTACCCCAAGATTGTCCAGGGCTGATTGCTGAGGAATGTTGTCATTACGGGGCTCAAACGTTCTTGGTGGATGGGTTGATCCACGATGCAGGTCAAATTATTGTGGAAGGTGAGCAAAAGCAAGGTTGGTACCACGTTGGGACGCTGAAAGAACCTGGAAGGGCTGAAGGAAAAAAAACGATGGGATTGGAGCTGGCTGAGCAGTTAGGGTGGAAGCTTCCCGATGTGATTATTTATCCGACAGGCGGTGGTTCTGGTGTCATCGGAATGTGGAATGCATTTCAGCAATTGAAGAAATTGGGATTTATCCAGGGAGATTTGCCTCGGATGGTGAGTGTACAGGAAATGGGTTGTCAACCTATTGTTAAGACTATGGAGAGCAAGGGGAAATTCCAGCCCCAGTTTCATGAGGTTACCTCCAATCCAACCGGAATGCGGGTTCCCCATCCACCGGACGGGGAATGGATTGTTTCTATTCTCCGTCAATCTGGCGGCACCGCTGTAGCCGTCTCTCCCGAAGAGATCCAAAATGCTCAACGCTCGTTTGGCACACAAGGCATTTCATCCTCGCCAGAAGGAGCGGCAACGTGGGCTGGATTGACACGTTTGCTTGATCAGGGATGGATTCGGCCGACGGATGAGGTGGTACTGTTTAATACATCTCATGCCATGAAATACCTAGAATGGGATCAAGCTCATTTGCCGATTGTGAAGAATTATCAAGATTGGCTTAGACTAAATCAACCCGAATAA
- the panD gene encoding aspartate 1-decarboxylase: protein MNRLMCKGKIHRATVTEASLDYVGSITIDALLMKMANIHPYEMVQVTSLRNATRWKTYAIPAQEGSGKICLNGPPAHLFEPGDLVIILSMGLFDEEEVKKLVPKVVFVDNKNQITHYEDHPLFTEDGEVNWSGL from the coding sequence ATGAATAGGCTCATGTGCAAGGGGAAAATTCATCGAGCAACCGTTACGGAAGCGAGTCTAGATTATGTCGGGAGCATTACCATTGATGCTCTTTTAATGAAAATGGCCAATATTCATCCATACGAGATGGTACAAGTAACCAGTCTGCGAAACGCAACACGCTGGAAAACCTACGCCATACCGGCTCAAGAAGGATCGGGGAAGATTTGTTTAAACGGTCCTCCTGCTCATCTATTTGAGCCTGGAGATCTTGTAATTATCTTAAGCATGGGACTCTTCGATGAAGAGGAAGTAAAAAAACTTGTTCCCAAAGTCGTTTTTGTTGATAACAAAAATCAGATCACACATTATGAGGATCACCCGTTGTTTACTGAAGACGGGGAAGTGAATTGGAGTGGCTTATAG
- a CDS encoding YheC/YheD family protein, which produces MAYSRSKLNKHNLMAKSSSLNSALPQTRSLSKDNFISLLKKYRDVIVKPSIGSGGVGVMSVSSLNNGKYKIQFEKTIKMVKGLQSAYSFIRNSTNGSPYIVQQKITLAKVGRMPFDARVMIQRNKNSDWIITGKLAKIAGAGYIVTNVARSRGRVIPLSSAIRQSNLRGKSSSQIQSQMDSISLKVAKQLQKYYRIDTVGLDLGVDPNGKVWIIEANFTPIISLFLRLKDKSIYRKIKNYRLKRY; this is translated from the coding sequence GTGGCTTATAGTCGAAGCAAACTGAACAAACATAACCTGATGGCAAAATCCTCTTCTTTAAATTCCGCCCTTCCTCAAACTAGATCCCTATCTAAAGACAATTTTATATCCCTGCTAAAAAAATACCGAGATGTCATTGTCAAACCATCCATCGGATCAGGCGGCGTTGGCGTCATGTCAGTTTCTTCCCTAAACAATGGAAAATACAAGATTCAATTTGAAAAAACCATTAAAATGGTCAAAGGACTTCAATCCGCCTATTCCTTTATTCGGAACAGCACAAATGGAAGTCCCTATATCGTGCAACAGAAAATAACCTTGGCGAAAGTTGGAAGGATGCCTTTTGATGCTCGTGTGATGATCCAAAGAAATAAGAATTCAGATTGGATCATTACGGGTAAATTAGCAAAAATAGCAGGCGCTGGCTATATTGTCACCAACGTCGCACGCAGTAGAGGGAGAGTCATTCCTTTATCCTCAGCGATAAGACAATCCAATTTACGAGGAAAATCATCCAGTCAAATCCAGAGCCAAATGGATTCGATTTCTCTAAAAGTTGCAAAACAACTGCAAAAGTATTATCGAATTGATACGGTGGGGTTGGATCTGGGAGTCGATCCAAATGGCAAGGTGTGGATAATAGAGGCGAACTTTACTCCGATTATATCATTATTTTTAAGATTAAAGGATAAATCGATTTACAGGAAGATTAAGAACTATCGATTAAAACGTTACTGA
- a CDS encoding bifunctional 2-polyprenyl-6-hydroxyphenol methylase/3-demethylubiquinol 3-O-methyltransferase UbiG: MTENQKIIEAFTKSLPDYLRDVETTSGKLFYTITWNQIAEHLAQNKTLNILDIGCGFGLTSIWLAEQGHLVTGVDMTPDMIRVAEQKAKEKKQEITFLQGQLENIDDLLEGKTYDWILCHNVLGYLDRPTDALGKLYSLLNPGGYISIITHNPAGKVLKKAIVEMDLFAAKEMMNREKEYNPLIGAYVHQYSLTTFLTWFEQLSLKLVEHYGVRCVFDYTTTEIQDNPKIFQDLLELELQLGQSGPYKDIAFFYHFILQKKV, from the coding sequence GTGACTGAAAATCAGAAAATCATTGAAGCTTTTACGAAGAGTTTGCCAGACTATCTTCGAGATGTAGAAACCACTTCAGGGAAGCTCTTTTATACCATCACCTGGAATCAGATTGCCGAGCATTTAGCTCAGAATAAAACATTAAATATCTTGGATATAGGCTGTGGCTTCGGTTTAACATCGATATGGTTAGCTGAACAAGGACATCTTGTTACGGGTGTTGATATGACACCAGACATGATTCGTGTTGCTGAGCAAAAAGCGAAAGAAAAGAAACAAGAAATTACCTTTCTGCAAGGCCAGCTAGAAAACATAGATGATCTATTGGAAGGTAAAACATATGATTGGATCTTATGTCACAATGTGCTAGGGTATTTAGATCGTCCTACTGACGCATTGGGGAAACTTTACTCTTTGCTTAATCCTGGAGGATATATATCGATTATTACACATAACCCAGCTGGAAAAGTTCTAAAAAAAGCGATTGTGGAAATGGATCTATTCGCTGCTAAAGAAATGATGAACAGAGAAAAAGAATACAATCCTTTAATTGGGGCGTATGTACATCAATATTCATTGACAACCTTTCTTACGTGGTTTGAACAATTAAGTTTAAAGCTTGTAGAGCATTATGGTGTACGCTGCGTGTTTGACTATACAACTACAGAAATTCAAGATAACCCCAAAATATTTCAAGATTTGCTTGAACTAGAGCTACAGTTAGGACAAAGTGGTCCGTACAAAGACATTGCCTTCTTTTATCACTTTATTCTTCAAAAGAAAGTCTAG
- a CDS encoding formate dehydrogenase subunit gamma produces the protein MNKKEKIKRHSFSNRFVHWFAALSIFTLIISGIGQLPFYKRYNVTKLPYSEWLGDYFSTLYLHYLGAILLLFVVVYHIVFHVLRREYDIVPRRGDLKESYQIIKAMITRGKEPPSDKYLAEQRLAYVFIGLSILVLVVTGIIKIIKNMSGLNIPFEVIAWSTHLHNLATVTLIVGILGHLAAFIVKENRHLIPGMFSGYVDADYIKKRHSIWYSKLLKKDKNGLSD, from the coding sequence ATGAATAAGAAAGAAAAAATAAAAAGGCATAGTTTTTCCAATCGCTTCGTCCACTGGTTTGCCGCTCTTTCCATTTTTACTTTGATTATATCCGGTATAGGTCAACTTCCATTCTATAAGAGATACAACGTAACGAAGCTTCCGTACAGCGAATGGTTAGGGGATTACTTTAGCACCCTGTATTTACATTATCTAGGGGCAATATTACTATTGTTTGTAGTTGTTTATCATATCGTATTCCATGTGTTAAGAAGAGAGTATGACATCGTTCCACGAAGAGGAGATCTAAAGGAATCCTATCAAATTATTAAAGCCATGATTACAAGAGGAAAAGAACCACCGTCTGATAAATATTTAGCCGAACAGCGCCTAGCTTATGTATTCATAGGGTTAAGTATATTGGTATTGGTAGTCACTGGGATCATCAAAATAATAAAAAATATGTCAGGCTTAAACATACCATTTGAAGTAATTGCCTGGTCCACTCATCTTCATAACTTAGCGACTGTAACCTTGATTGTTGGAATTTTGGGTCACTTAGCCGCCTTTATCGTGAAGGAGAATAGACACCTCATTCCGGGTATGTTTTCAGGGTATGTAGATGCCGATTATATTAAGAAGCGACACTCCATATGGTATTCAAAATTGTTAAAGAAAGATAAAAACGGACTAAGTGATTAG
- a CDS encoding 4Fe-4S dicluster domain-containing protein has product MSNNISRRTFLKRTAASSAIGAVAVSGLKTVVSAKNIEDQRMGTVIDLTVCDGCRDEPVPLCVSACSKKNAARFPEPQQPIKPYWPQKKYEDWSDQREVTDRLTPYNLTFVDRVEVEHEGRKEEVFVPRRCMHCDEPTCMKLCPFAAIEKSSSGAVTIDDEICMGGAKCRDACPWDIPQRQAGVGLYMKLLPELAGGGVMYKCDFCADLLEKGMEPACVTSCPKQAIILGSKEEMKALAYERAKEVGGYVYGDKQNGGTATFYVSKVPFEKIDQAIRQDKLTTKDQLPGRPGMSIDIENKLDTFDGMMMSALIAPIAGAAAAGIAAYRTMKGEKKGEYE; this is encoded by the coding sequence ATGAGTAATAATATTTCAAGAAGAACGTTTCTAAAGAGAACGGCAGCATCTAGTGCCATTGGAGCAGTTGCCGTTAGTGGGCTAAAGACTGTGGTGTCAGCAAAAAACATAGAAGATCAAAGAATGGGAACGGTTATAGACTTGACGGTATGCGACGGTTGTAGAGATGAACCTGTCCCGTTATGCGTTTCTGCTTGTAGTAAGAAAAATGCTGCTCGATTTCCAGAACCTCAGCAACCTATCAAGCCTTATTGGCCTCAAAAAAAGTACGAAGATTGGTCTGATCAAAGAGAGGTAACAGATCGATTAACTCCCTATAATTTGACTTTTGTAGACCGCGTAGAAGTAGAGCATGAGGGTCGCAAAGAAGAAGTTTTTGTTCCACGCAGGTGCATGCATTGTGATGAACCAACTTGTATGAAGTTATGTCCTTTTGCCGCTATTGAAAAATCTTCTTCTGGAGCCGTAACAATAGACGATGAGATTTGTATGGGAGGAGCAAAGTGCCGGGATGCATGTCCTTGGGATATACCACAGCGTCAAGCGGGAGTTGGCCTCTATATGAAATTGCTTCCTGAACTAGCAGGCGGAGGTGTTATGTACAAATGCGATTTTTGTGCGGATCTGCTAGAAAAAGGAATGGAACCAGCCTGTGTCACCTCGTGTCCAAAGCAAGCCATTATATTGGGGTCAAAAGAAGAAATGAAAGCATTAGCTTATGAAAGGGCTAAAGAAGTTGGTGGCTATGTATACGGGGATAAACAAAACGGTGGAACGGCTACGTTCTATGTTTCTAAGGTACCGTTCGAGAAGATTGATCAAGCGATTCGTCAAGATAAGTTGACAACGAAGGACCAGTTGCCAGGGAGACCCGGCATGAGTATCGATATTGAGAACAAACTGGATACATTTGACGGAATGATGATGAGTGCTTTGATTGCTCCTATTGCTGGAGCAGCGGCGGCGGGAATTGCAGCCTATAGGACAATGAAAGGAGAGAAAAAGGGTGAGTATGAATAA